In Cucurbita pepo subsp. pepo cultivar mu-cu-16 chromosome LG10, ASM280686v2, whole genome shotgun sequence, the DNA window GAGCCGATCTCCTTGTTGGCCTTCTGGTTGAACCAATAAGAGCCTACTTTGTTCATAACCTGATCCATTCCGACCGTCGAACCGAGCTTCAATCGAACGAAAAAACCAGCAGAAATCGATCCAAAACGAAGAAGCTACAGGCCAGATAGATCAATCTCGAAGAAATGGCgatcagagagagagagatgaagttGTCTCGTCTCCCTCTCCACGCGTTCTTCCGTGCGacttttctaaaaattgaaatttaattgcAACTCTCagattttgattattttagtgtttttatctaatttgcttttctttttctatttttatttttttattttgaccAACTACATATCGTCCAATTTAATTGGATCTGGACGCTATAGAAACCAGTTTCGAATGAATTACGACGTGTCGTCCATGCACCATCGGGCCCTCAAGATGGCAAGCCCGATCGTTGAATATGTTAGGATCGTGacgttattttatttatttaacgctaaaacaataaaaatacattttaattttgtattttatttttaaatactttttttttaattaaaaaatctttaaaaaaaaaaacctttaattaaaataaaattcaaaaatacatttaccaTTAATTTCAGCGTCACCGTTGTAGTGTAAAGAACTTGGATGAAAATTTAcggaatatttaaaaaattttaaaagcaaaattaaaaagtttggataTAATCTATCTGGTATCAATAAATGATTTTCGTTCATATattgatgataataatttttttaatatttttttataaacctATCCAGagttaatattacttttaaattttcatgtgtattttttaaatatagtactGACggcaagaatattttttaactttttctaaaaattgaagagtattaattaggggtgtacatggtccggagTTGAGTCGGGttgggagattttttttacccaacccaaaagttcgggttagctggattggtaacccaacttgggttgtcaattttttttttttttaattttatttaccacaatttataattattcggaagataaaatatattaaaatttcacgaacacaaatcaatctataattattgacaaaataataataaattcaataacaaAACCGAACCGATACAGTTCGGGTTCataaaaatgaacccaaccctaccgAAATGTtaacccaacctaactcaaccgttatagttcgggttgggttagttcgagttgtcgggttgaatatACACCCCtagtattaatgaaactttttaaagtttaatgatattttttaaataaattactgACGATTCTCCTAACATCCAATTTAAAggtaatgatatttttttagattttttttttaattacaaagtATTCAGACTGAAATTAAcgttttaaaagtaaatagacgaaaataatataattgaacggttgaatttattaaataaattagtaaaaaataataatccatATATCTTCTCCTCGTGCTCGTGCTCTGTATGTAGTCCTAATCGTCGTATTGAACCATATGCataaatttatagaatatcTAAAATCAAtgcaatttaattaaaatttttaataatgtattATGTCCTAAGTTTAAATATCGTCATATTCTCTAGAATTTCTCATTGCCCTTCCCACCACAAAAAGGGTCATTGCCCATTGGTGACTTCCAAAGATTCGACCATGTTCCTAacttcaaaaattattatttattgttttaaactttattattcTCTCCAAATTCTCggatttttaaatattttttttcaattttcaaacgTGATTATGAATGTAATCGTCCGTCTTTAGAAAATTTGGACCacataattctaaatttaatatcaatttgaagGACAACAAAAATCAAACCCGATCAAAATTGTTCTCGACAGATTcaatatcttcaaattttaaaagtgtttcaaaaacgcccttaaactttaattaataaccttcatattttttataaaatacttttatcgTTAGTATCACGTTTTAAACTCataacatttatatatatatatatatatatatatatatatatataataaaataaaaattaaagttattacCGTCAATATATAGACGGAAACGTTTATCTACTTTTCATAGATCATCTCTCACTTCAATCTTAAGCGtaatttggataaaaaaaaatatttttttttctataaattgaagggtattaatgttacattaaaaaatttataaatatttttgtaaggCGGTACTAAAAGTATCATTCATATActaatgataaaaatatatatattttttattttttaaattaaaaatatttaaaaagttatttttgaaACAGAGTACTAACCTGAATCACGACCTTATACTtagattttattatatattttagggaTGTTCATATTATTCGATAATTTGAACGATTTGGACTATGTGacaaaaccataaaaattaaattaggttaatttttttttaatttaaattagatttaatttttagaaaatagaatctttttaaaatctttcttAGTAAGATACCAAGCACGGTTTCAATCCAACTCATCTCTATCCTACCATACTTtagattattatgaatattaaaaatatttgaaattaaattttaacgttgataaatataaatttacgAGTTGATTCATAAATTTGTTATAACTCAACTTGTGTACACttctaatataatttcttccgtcataaatattttaattatggcattataaataagattgaaaataataattacaaatttgttgATCTTATCTTGGGATTGCGCTTTATTCAGCAACTTGATTGCCTAATTGGCAGTCTAATTACCAGTTGTCAAGCACCCTAAATTACTATTTTGCCCTTTCTTTTTATCCATActattagtaaaaaaaaacatttattgaCGTCATAATTTGGATTTATCTTTCttcttatgttattttttaaataataatcatataaataaataaaaaaccaaacaaacaatattttattctcaactatatattattttcttggtaCCTCTGTATAGTCATAttatccatttaaaaaataaattttcattttataaaactattatttctaatttattgaaataattgatTGAACTCAAAATATATTCACATATATAACGGTATATATTTATGGAAAGAACTATTTgtagtaaataataaaagtttcgaaatattttttttaaatactttttaacttttaaaaacgaaacaaaattGGAATAATATTGTgaagctttatttatttatttatttatttatttatttatatatatatatatatatctcgcaacgaaataaatataaaaatattttaatatgccattaatgtttttattttaaggtatatttattaaaaatatgaggggaaattttaaaaaatataaaaatataaaaataaatgtgacGTTCTTAAATTCTTCtgaagatttattttaatttaaatttaaaaattgactaaacttataatttaatatatatattgttatataaataaataaataaataaagttggtCATGATTGAaacttatattaaaatataattctcGTAAACgacaaagaaaattcaaaggaagggtattttggtcatttcgTTCATCCAAGTTGGCCTCCTGCCCTCACATGAACTTCGCATAAACTTCTTCCGGTTTTCTTCACCGAAAATCCAAATTGCTAAAAAGTGAATCGCTGccatcgccgccgccgccgccgccttcTATCTCGTCTCTATATAAATCCGCCACCggaggagaaaaagaaacccaCTCATCCTCCGCCGGAAAATGCCTCTCAATCCTCCTAAAACCTCCTCCCATTCCCACCGCATAACCCACCCCGCCGCCGTGCAGGGGGTTTTCAAACATCCGATTCCATCACGCGCTACCACGGTCCCCGACGCGGTGGCGCGTTTCCACAACCACGCTACGGATTCGAACCAGTGCTGCTCCGCCATCGTTCAAGAGATCGACGCTCCGGTCTCCACCGTGTGGTCCGTCCTCCGCCGCTTCGACAACCCACAAGCCTACAAACACTTCGTTAAGAGCTGTGACGTCATCGTCGGAGATGGCAACGTAGGCAGTCTCCGTGAAGTTCGCGTCGTTTCCGGTCTTCCAGCTGCCAATAGCACCGAACGACTCGAGATTCTCGACGACGAACGCCATATTATTAGCTTCAGTGTCGTCGGTGGCGAACACCGGCTCGCTAACTACCGGTCCGTTACATCCCTCCACCCTGCCATCGACGGCACCGTCGTGGTGGAATCGTACGTTGTCGATATTCCGCCAGGAAACACCAAGGAGGACACGTGTGTGTTCGTCGACACCATCGTCCGTTGCAACCTTCAGTCACTGACTCAGGTCGCCGAGAACTTGTCTCGCCGGAGCCGAGCGGCGCCACCGTGAGCCTATAGAATTTGTGAGGTTGTTTTATTTGAcaccaattttaaatataatgcATTATAGTTTCGTACCTATCTCTAACCATCGACCTTCGAGCAAATTCTTATAAACGATATTCCCAATAACGAAACCCATTTTATGATTCAAATCGAGCAAAAGGTATATTCCTAAAGTTTATAGAGAGTAGAGAATAAGAATATTTGGGGTAGCGTGGACGGTAGCTTGGAAAACAAGTTTCTTCGAGATGCCATCCACAAAAGATGTGGAGAGGAGTTTGAGGTCAGTAGGGTTCGAGAAACTAGGTTCATCGCTTGTCGGGCACTCAGTGTGTAATTGAGGAGATTGAGATATTTTCGTAAAAATCATACCATCAAAACTTTAACGATGtcgttataaaaaaaataatattgtgagattccacgtcggttgaagaaaggaacaaatcattccttCTAATGTATGCGATTTAAAACTTCGGTGgacggtgatacataatgggtaaaagtggacaatatttgcgaGAACATTCATCCATCCAATGACACCATAAGAATCTTGCAAGAGGACAGGTCTTTGTCCCTCAAACATACGAActtgaagatatttttgacCAATTATGTTGTGAGGAATctcgttttaaaatgtgtgtAATTTTAGTAACCATAGATGTAATAAAAGTGAGCTACTatccattattttataaatttaattgaaattcaCCAGCACTAAATTCgaccatttaaaaattaattaaatttaaattaatggcAACAAGACTAAGTTgaataataaatctaaataatatttttttagaatgataaaaatatattttaaaaaacctcaaaattaatatatttcttattttatttatttatttattattggcTGCAAGTTGCAGCAAGTTGGTGTGCAAGTGGGGAAGGGGCAGCTTTAATTGATCCCTTTGCtcttttccccatttttttaatatatatatatatatatatatttttttttttaattttgtattttaatataatatttagcattttcttttttcaaattcaattttcaaaatttttgtatattaattaattttcaataattaattatttttgttaaattaaatacatagtatatatatatatatctcaaaattacaaattatagTTGAATAATTGACCTCAAaggaaaatttataattaattatagttaaataattatttaaaaaaaagtcaaaagtttAAGAGATGAATCTAGACGAATTGGAtggattaaataaatttgaaaaaaaataaatataaaatattactttacaaaaaaaattaacccataaactatttttttttagtatttctattttctttcatttaattcatatttgttaaaaaaaaattataaaaaattatttataaaccatAAACTTTCtcaaatgaattaatttatgaaaattgagctaaatttatgtaaatttaaaCCCTAGGTGAcgtgttaattaaattaatactttatataaaatattattattattgggtCTAATCAAGGACATATTaacatatttgaatttaatatatataatttaaaataataatagcaaTCATGGTCATAAgtcatttataaaataaggTATACAACGCAAGTGGTCCCCACTGACGGTGGAGTCAAATTCGAATGACCCAGTCAACGGATTGCCAGATCGGATTGTGAGAGTGAAGGCGGTATTGGGCCAAAGCCCATATACTCATTGGAGAAAGCCCAATATTAAAGCCCTGTAGCGGCCCATTGGCCTCAAATGACATTTATACCCTTTTTTATAATAACCGCCATGAAATTACACGTGTCAAAATGTAATAAATGCATAGAATTTTAACATCTAAAAGAGTAATTAATTGAAGAACGTTTTGAGATAGGAGAGGAGATTATTTGCCACGTGCTCTATATAAACTCCCATAAATTTGGGGAAATTCTATTTCGAAATCAAGAACGAACGAATTATGgattttgaaaacaatttgacTGAGAAGAATTTTAATAACTTGGAATAATATGATGTCGTTGTATTGTTGAAGACCACGATCGAGTTCTTCGCGCGACAGTGAGCCCATTTATTTTAGCGAATTTCTTTAATCAATTCTGCTTAATCTTGCCGCGACGGTTGCCAAGAAACGAAGCCCTTACTGTTCGAAAACCGCCGAATTCCTAATCAATAGGAAGAACACTTCCGTGGGGTCGATGATTTCAATTCTGGGGTCCTTCATTTCGATTCATCTCTGGCTGTCTCTGTTTAGAAAGATCGTGTTATGAAATCTTCGAGCTAGGTGTGAATAAGTTCAGATTTGGATTAGATCCTTTTTTAGTGAACTTTTTTGAAGTGGGTTTTAGTCAAAACCCTTTGTTCTTTGCCGCTTTTCGAATTCGTGATGCAGAGATGGAATCGGAGAAAAACGCATTTACATTTACTGGCATTGCTGTTCgttttcttcatggttttCACAATCCTTCACAATGAACATAGCATTCGGAAAATCCAAGAAACCCCAGATCCTGAAATTCGTCGCCGAGATGCTTCGATTACGTTTGTGAAACCTAATGTCTTGATCACTCGAAATGGAGCTTCTGGTATGTTtaatcttcctcttctttcttctattCGGCTTTAGTTGTCTTCAATCGATGAGATGAACTGTTTGTTTTTGTGggttttagaaattttggatAGATTCAGTAAGTGTAATGGAACTAGAGATTACAGTGGCCGGAAAATCTCATGGTCTGGCCGGAAACCGGATTCAACTAATCGGAGAGAGAGGTCGGAGAGATGTGATGTGTTTTCAGGCAAATGGGTATTCGATAACACTTCGTATCCATTGTACAATGAGTCAAAATGTCCATACATGTCGGACCAGTTGGCTTGCCACAAACATGGCAGAACTGATCTGAGATATCAATACTGGAGATGGCAACCCCATGGCTGCAATTTGAAGAGGtaagcttcttcttcctccttctaTGGCTTCTCTCTGTATTTCTATGATAAATTTGATGGATTCTGCTTGGCTGTGAAGTTATGGTTTCATTGTATATATAGAAATCTTGAGCTTGAAAGCAAAATTTACCTGAAATGTATGAAATATTGTAAACAGATCCTCCTCTGCTTCAAGTACCAAGATAGCTTGAATTGATGGATCTCTTTTAACTCATTTGTAGATGGAATATTGCTGAAATGTGGGAGAAGTTGAGAGGGAAACGGTTGATGTTCGTCGGGGATTCGTTGAATCGAGGGCAATGGATTTCGATGGTTTGTTTGCTTCAATCTGTGATTCCAGCTGATAAGAAATCCATGTCGCCAAATGCTCCTCTTACCATTTTTAGAGCTGAGGTAATCAGAAACTCGTTTAGATTAGTGTTTAACATATTGAATGGAAGTCGAGATTAGAACACGAGGAGAAACGTTTTGTTTTTCGTTCGACTGCTGAATGAAACGTCATGTGATTTATGAACTGCAGGAGTATAATGCCACCATAGAGTTTCTCTGGGCGCCTCTTCTTGTGGAATCAAATTCAGATGACCCGGTGAATCATCGATTGGATGAACGAATAATTCGTCCAGATTCCGTTCTTAAGCATTCGTCGGAATGGGAGCATGCTGATATATTAGTTTTCAACACTTACTTGTGGTGGAGACAAGGCCCAGTTAAGCTATTGTCAGTATAAGTGATTATATTTTCAGCTCAAGGTTCAGAGTTCCCTTTAGCTTTGATCTATCTTATGTTCATAAGAGCTTAAATGTCTGCTTGTAGATGGAATGCTGAAGAAGATGGAGCTTGTGAAGAATTAGATGGACGGGAAGCTATGGAGTTGGTTATGACGACATGGGCGGACTGGGTGGCTTCGAGGGCCATTCCCTTGAAGAAACGAGTTTTTTTCGTCACCATGTCTCCGACGCATCTGTGGTATTTCTTCGAACCCTGCTAATGAACTTCCATTAACTTTGACACTtggttattacaaatttatgtTGTTTAATACATCGTGCAATTAGACTTGTGGTGTGACAGCCCGAGCCCACTGCTCgtaatattgtcatctttgggctttcccctctagtctttccctcaaggttttaaaacacgtttgttagggagaggtttctagctccttataaggaatgttttgctctcctctccaaccgatagggagaggtttctacaccgtataaagaatgtttcgtccaGTTTGCTAGGGAGCAGTTTCTAGCTCCCAatcgatagggagaggtttctacgcccttataaggaatgtgtTTCGTCcagtctgctagggagaggttgtagctccttataaggaacgtttcgttctcttctccaaccgataggagaggtttctacacccagTTTCTAGCTCCTTAtcaggaatgttttgttctcctctccaaccgacagggagaggtttctacccCTGGTTTCTAGctacttataaggaatgtttcgttcccctctccaaccaatagggagaggtgtttctacacccttacaaagaatttTGTCTAGTCTTTTAGGGAGAAATTTCTAGCTCCTAGCTCCTAGCTCCTAGATCCTTATagggaatgtttcgttctcctcaccaaccgatagggagaggtttttacacccgGTTTCTAgctccttataaggaatgttttgttctcctcacttataaggaatgcttcgttttcctctccaaccaataggaagaggtttctacatccttataaagaatgtttcgtccaGTTTActtaggagaggtttctagctccttataaggaacgttttgttctcctctccaaccaacagggagaagtttctacacccagTTTCTAGCTtcttgtaagaaatgcttcgtttccctctccaaccgacaggGAGGTCCAGTTTActtaggagaggtttctagctccttataaggaacgttttgttctcctctccaaccaacagggagaagtttctacacccaaTTTCTAGCTtcttgtaagaaatgcttcgtttccctctccaaccgacagggagaggtttctacactcttataaagaatgttttgtccAGTCTGTTGTGGAGAGGTTTCTAGCTCCTGGTTCCTTACAAGGAAggttccttataagaaatgttttgttctcctcacctaccgatagggagaggtttctacacccggTTTCTAGCTCcttttaaggaatgtttcgtccagtctactagggagaggtttatagctccttataaggaatgtttcattctcctctccaatcaatatgggatctcacaatctaccccttggGTGCCAGTgtcttcgctgacacatcgcttggtgtctggctctgttagcatttgtaacaacccaagcccgcCGCGAAccgatattatcttctttgggctttcccttataGACTTTCGCTCAAGGTATTAAAcccgtctgctagggagaagtttccacacccttttaaggaatgttttgttctcctctccaaccgatatggaatctcacatgcGGTCATCTTCGCCGTACCATTTGTGTTCTCATGCCTCCTCCTTTGGCTGTTCAACTCCCAAAGTCTTTTCTGATTAACATATTGTAAATCCGAGGATtgcattcttcttttcttacatTGGAGAAGCTTTGGCCTGTAAGAATTTTATCACCCACCATGAACAATGGGGTCGTAAAACCAGTTGCTTCCATGAATCTCAGGAGCCGAGAGTGGGAATCGGGAAGCGAAGGGAACTGCTACGACGAGAAAACACCAATCGAATTGGAAAGCTATTGGGGAAGTGGGTCAGACCAGCCTACAATGCGCATCGTGGAGAATGTCGTCGAGAAGCTGAGCTCAGAGGTAACAGTTCTGAACATCACTCAGCTTTCGGAGTATCGAAAAGACGGCCACCCGTCCATCTACAGGAAGTTCTGGGAAGAGCTAAGCCCCCAGCAACTATCAAACCCTGCAAGTTACTCAGATTGCATACATTGGTGCCTACCAGGAGTTCCTGATGTCTGGAATGAACTGCTCTTCCATTTTCTGTGAACAAATTTCTGCCTTGTTTTTATACAACTGGAACTGCTTATATCATTGTAATTGGTTTCATTCCATGATCTCCtcaggaaaaggaaaagacttGAGATATCGTTACCGTTACCGTTACCGTTGTCTCTTTCGATAACAAATACTTTCGCTTTCGACGATACTGATCGCTCTTAAAGGTTAAAAGTTTGAACCTCCGCTCACATTCATACATATTTTGAAAAGgattacattttcttttagctatcttttattgataaaatgattttaatggttaataaataaattataattaattttttaatttaattaccctactaattatttacaattttattaaaattatttatttgagaataattattaatattgacGGTGATAATCCAGTTTAATCCAAAttagataatttaattaaagaagagaagtaataaataaatataattttttgattGGGTGAAAATAAATGCACAAGTATTTGTTATTGgagaaaacctaattttttttaatgaaattactTTAATGCCCTTTCGTTCGTTATAAACATGAGTCGAG includes these proteins:
- the LOC111804243 gene encoding abscisic acid receptor PYL4-like; translation: MPLNPPKTSSHSHRITHPAAVQGVFKHPIPSRATTVPDAVARFHNHATDSNQCCSAIVQEIDAPVSTVWSVLRRFDNPQAYKHFVKSCDVIVGDGNVGSLREVRVVSGLPAANSTERLEILDDERHIISFSVVGGEHRLANYRSVTSLHPAIDGTVVVESYVVDIPPGNTKEDTCVFVDTIVRCNLQSLTQVAENLSRRSRAAPP
- the LOC111804525 gene encoding protein trichome birefringence-like 35, with protein sequence MQRWNRRKTHLHLLALLFVFFMVFTILHNEHSIRKIQETPDPEIRRRDASITFVKPNVLITRNGASEILDRFSKCNGTRDYSGRKISWSGRKPDSTNRRERSERCDVFSGKWVFDNTSYPLYNESKCPYMSDQLACHKHGRTDLRYQYWRWQPHGCNLKRWNIAEMWEKLRGKRLMFVGDSLNRGQWISMVCLLQSVIPADKKSMSPNAPLTIFRAEEYNATIEFLWAPLLVESNSDDPVNHRLDERIIRPDSVLKHSSEWEHADILVFNTYLWWRQGPVKLLWNAEEDGACEELDGREAMELVMTTWADWVASRAIPLKKRVFFVTMSPTHLWSREWESGSEGNCYDEKTPIELESYWGSGSDQPTMRIVENVVEKLSSEVTVLNITQLSEYRKDGHPSIYRKFWEELSPQQLSNPASYSDCIHWCLPGVPDVWNELLFHFL